From the genome of Vicia villosa cultivar HV-30 ecotype Madison, WI linkage group LG2, Vvil1.0, whole genome shotgun sequence, one region includes:
- the LOC131652498 gene encoding cation/H(+) antiporter 15-like isoform X2, with the protein MIFLQGGLFLGPSVLGRNETFANIVFPLKSAMVLETLANIGLIYFLFLIGLEMDVSIVKHTGRKAVSLAIAGMILPSIVGVGISFVLKERDESVNEVSYVLYLGIVLSVTSFPVLARILTQLKLINTELGKLALSTSLVNDVLAWVLLALAIALSEANSSSWASVWVVLANSFFVGFCFFVVRPSVSLLIKKTPEGKPFSKFQICVVLVGVMVSAFITDVIGTHSIFGAFVYGLVIPNGPLAAAIIEKLEDFVSGLLLPLFYAISGLKTNVTLANGGRFWAFVFAIVPLTCLGKMVGTLFISILFDIPTRDGVVLGFLMNTKGLIEMIVLNIGREQKVLGEEIFSIMIIVTLIMTAIVSPIVTLIYKPRKILIPYRKRTIQSSRADAELRVLVCIHSPRNVPTIINLLEATNPNKMSPICAYVLHLVELTGRASAMLFVHATTQTGGPALNKTQAQTEHIITAFRNFEEHVSHVAVQPLTAVSPYSTMHEDICISAEEKRVATIIIPFHKQQTVDGEMLETNPALRMVNHNLLQSAPCSVAILVDRGLNGSNRLTSYKSSHKVAVLFFGGSDDREALSYGWRMSRHPRVKLTVMHFIQRKDATQTFNADDDQLDEQRSLKSNKLDEECINDMKMISANDDSVKYIEKVVSNGEETIAAIREMNNVNDLLIVGRGHGSSSALTEGLTDWSECPELGGIGDLLASSDFETTASVLVMHQYVGQGPDGEDVFAREKPWQSSENFNNMRQQHKGRYTTKLVGTNTQTSQFL; encoded by the exons ATGATATTTTTACAGGGTGGATTGTTTTTGGGGCCGTCGGTGCTCGGTCGAAACGAAACCTTTGCAAATATTGTGTTTCCTCTAAAGAGTGCTATGGTTTTAGAAACTTTGGCCAATATAGGTTTGATATACTTTCTGTTTCTAATTGGTTTAGAGATGGATGTGTCGATTGTAAAACACACGGGGAGAAAGGCGGTGTCGCTTGCCATTGCTGGTATGATACTGCCCTCTATTGTTGGTGTTGGAATATCATTTGTTTTGAAGGAAAGAGATGAGAGTGTGAATGAAGTTAGCTATGTTCTCTATCTTGGCATTGTTCTATCGGTTACGTCATTTCCTGTGCTTGCTCGAATACTTACTCAGCTTAAACTCATTAACACGGAGTTAGGAAAGCTTGCTCTTTCGACGTCTCTTGTCAATGATGTGCTTGCTTGGGTTTTACTAGCTCTAGCTATTGCTTTATCGGAGGCGAATTCATCCTCATGGGCTTCTGTTTGGGTTGTACTGGCAAATAGTTTCTTTGTTGGTTTCTGTTTTTTTGTTGTTAGGCCATCTGTGAGTTTGTTGATCAAGAAAACTCCGGAAGGGAAACCGTTTAGCAAGTTCCAAATATGCGTTGTGCTTGTTGGCGTTATGGTTTCGGCTTTCATTACGGATGTTATTGGAACACATTCGATTTTCGGAGCTTTTGTTTATGGATTAGTGATTCCAAATGGTCCACTTGCAGCTGCTATAATTGAGAAGCTAGAAGATTTTGTTTCAGGGCTTTTGCTGCCTCTTTTTTATGCTATTAGTGGACTTAAGACTAACGTTACGTTAGCGAACGGAGGTCGTTTTTGGGCATTTGTATTCGCAATTGTTCCTCTCACTTGTCTTGGAAAGATGGTCGGTACTCTTTTTATTTCAATCCTTTTTGACATACCAACTCGCGATGGCGTTGTTCTTGGTTTTCTTATGAACACCAAAGGTCTTATTGAAATGATTGTTCTCAACATTGGAAGGGAACAAAAG GTGTTAGGTGAGGAAATATTCTCAATTATGATTATTGTAACACTTATAATGACAGCAATAGTTTCGCCTATTGTGACATTAATCTATAAGCCGAGGAAAATACTCATACCTTATCGAAAGAGGACGATACAAAGTTCAAGAGCTGATGCAGAGTTAAGGGTTCTGGTGTGCATTCATTCCCCTAGAAATGTTCCTACAATAATAAATCTTCTAGAGGCCACAAACCCAAACAAAATGTCTCCAATATGTGCTTATGTGCTCCATTTAGTCGAACTCACCGGCCGCGCTTCCGCCATGCTTTTCGTCCATGCCACTACACAGACTGGAGGTCCAGCACTCAACAAAACACAAGCGCAGACCGAACACATCATCACCGCGTTTCGTAACTTCGAGGAACATGTTAGTCACGTCGCTGTCCAACCTTTAACCGCTGTTTCACCTTACTCTACTATGCATGAAGATATATGCATTTCGGCCGAGGAAAAGCGTGTGGCCACCATCATCATTCCTTTTCATAAACAACAAACAGTTGATGGAGAAATGCTAGAAACAAATCCAGCATTGAGAATGGTGAACCATAATTTATTACAAAGTGCTCCTTGTTCGGTCGCAATACTTGTTGATAGAGGCCTTAACGGATCCAACCGGTTAACTTCGTATAAATCTTCTCATAAGGTGGCTGTGTTATTCTTCGGTGGATCGGATGATAGGGAAGCGTTATCCTATGGATGGAGAATGTCAAGGCATCCAAGAGTTAAGCTCACTGTGATGCATTTCATTCAAAGAAAAGACGCAACTCAAACATTTAATGCGGATGATGATCAACTCGACGAACAAAGAagtttaaaatcaaacaaactaGACGAAGAATGTATAAACGATATGAAAATGATTTCTGCAAATGATGACTCAGTGAAATACATAGAAAAAGTTGTGAGTAACGGGGAGGAAACGATTGCGGCGATAAGAGAAATGAACAATGTGAATGATCTGTTAATAGTTGGGAGAGGCCATGGAAGTTCTTCGGCGTTAACCGAAGGTTTGACGGATTGGAGCGAATGTCCTGAGTTAGGAGGCATAGGAGATTTGTTAGCTTCTTCGGATTTCGAAACAACGGCTTCCGTGCTTGTTATGCATCAATATGTTGGACAAGGGCCAGATGGAGAGGATGTTTTTGCACGCGAAAAACCATGGCAATCTAGTGAGAATTTTAATAACATGAGACAACAACATAAGGGAAGATATACAACAAAACTAGTGGGGACAAATACTCAAACATCACAGTTTTTATAA
- the LOC131652498 gene encoding cation/H(+) antiporter 15-like isoform X1: MENTTMLTPSHVSDSTLICYKPSMTTTNGVWHGDNPLDYSVPLFILQLTLIVLTTRFFVFILKPFNPPRVIAEILGGLFLGPSVLGRNETFANIVFPLKSAMVLETLANIGLIYFLFLIGLEMDVSIVKHTGRKAVSLAIAGMILPSIVGVGISFVLKERDESVNEVSYVLYLGIVLSVTSFPVLARILTQLKLINTELGKLALSTSLVNDVLAWVLLALAIALSEANSSSWASVWVVLANSFFVGFCFFVVRPSVSLLIKKTPEGKPFSKFQICVVLVGVMVSAFITDVIGTHSIFGAFVYGLVIPNGPLAAAIIEKLEDFVSGLLLPLFYAISGLKTNVTLANGGRFWAFVFAIVPLTCLGKMVGTLFISILFDIPTRDGVVLGFLMNTKGLIEMIVLNIGREQKVLGEEIFSIMIIVTLIMTAIVSPIVTLIYKPRKILIPYRKRTIQSSRADAELRVLVCIHSPRNVPTIINLLEATNPNKMSPICAYVLHLVELTGRASAMLFVHATTQTGGPALNKTQAQTEHIITAFRNFEEHVSHVAVQPLTAVSPYSTMHEDICISAEEKRVATIIIPFHKQQTVDGEMLETNPALRMVNHNLLQSAPCSVAILVDRGLNGSNRLTSYKSSHKVAVLFFGGSDDREALSYGWRMSRHPRVKLTVMHFIQRKDATQTFNADDDQLDEQRSLKSNKLDEECINDMKMISANDDSVKYIEKVVSNGEETIAAIREMNNVNDLLIVGRGHGSSSALTEGLTDWSECPELGGIGDLLASSDFETTASVLVMHQYVGQGPDGEDVFAREKPWQSSENFNNMRQQHKGRYTTKLVGTNTQTSQFL, from the exons ATGGAGAACACAACAATGTTAACACCCTCACATGTTTCAGATAGTACATTGATTTGTTATAAACCTAGCATGACAACAACAAATGGTGTATGGCATGGAGATAACCCTTTAGATTATTCTGTCCCTCTCTTCATTTTGCAATTAACCTTAATTGTTCTTACCACACGTTTTTTTGTTTTCATCCTCAAACCTTTTAACCCTCCTCGTGTCATTGCTGAAATCTTG GGTGGATTGTTTTTGGGGCCGTCGGTGCTCGGTCGAAACGAAACCTTTGCAAATATTGTGTTTCCTCTAAAGAGTGCTATGGTTTTAGAAACTTTGGCCAATATAGGTTTGATATACTTTCTGTTTCTAATTGGTTTAGAGATGGATGTGTCGATTGTAAAACACACGGGGAGAAAGGCGGTGTCGCTTGCCATTGCTGGTATGATACTGCCCTCTATTGTTGGTGTTGGAATATCATTTGTTTTGAAGGAAAGAGATGAGAGTGTGAATGAAGTTAGCTATGTTCTCTATCTTGGCATTGTTCTATCGGTTACGTCATTTCCTGTGCTTGCTCGAATACTTACTCAGCTTAAACTCATTAACACGGAGTTAGGAAAGCTTGCTCTTTCGACGTCTCTTGTCAATGATGTGCTTGCTTGGGTTTTACTAGCTCTAGCTATTGCTTTATCGGAGGCGAATTCATCCTCATGGGCTTCTGTTTGGGTTGTACTGGCAAATAGTTTCTTTGTTGGTTTCTGTTTTTTTGTTGTTAGGCCATCTGTGAGTTTGTTGATCAAGAAAACTCCGGAAGGGAAACCGTTTAGCAAGTTCCAAATATGCGTTGTGCTTGTTGGCGTTATGGTTTCGGCTTTCATTACGGATGTTATTGGAACACATTCGATTTTCGGAGCTTTTGTTTATGGATTAGTGATTCCAAATGGTCCACTTGCAGCTGCTATAATTGAGAAGCTAGAAGATTTTGTTTCAGGGCTTTTGCTGCCTCTTTTTTATGCTATTAGTGGACTTAAGACTAACGTTACGTTAGCGAACGGAGGTCGTTTTTGGGCATTTGTATTCGCAATTGTTCCTCTCACTTGTCTTGGAAAGATGGTCGGTACTCTTTTTATTTCAATCCTTTTTGACATACCAACTCGCGATGGCGTTGTTCTTGGTTTTCTTATGAACACCAAAGGTCTTATTGAAATGATTGTTCTCAACATTGGAAGGGAACAAAAG GTGTTAGGTGAGGAAATATTCTCAATTATGATTATTGTAACACTTATAATGACAGCAATAGTTTCGCCTATTGTGACATTAATCTATAAGCCGAGGAAAATACTCATACCTTATCGAAAGAGGACGATACAAAGTTCAAGAGCTGATGCAGAGTTAAGGGTTCTGGTGTGCATTCATTCCCCTAGAAATGTTCCTACAATAATAAATCTTCTAGAGGCCACAAACCCAAACAAAATGTCTCCAATATGTGCTTATGTGCTCCATTTAGTCGAACTCACCGGCCGCGCTTCCGCCATGCTTTTCGTCCATGCCACTACACAGACTGGAGGTCCAGCACTCAACAAAACACAAGCGCAGACCGAACACATCATCACCGCGTTTCGTAACTTCGAGGAACATGTTAGTCACGTCGCTGTCCAACCTTTAACCGCTGTTTCACCTTACTCTACTATGCATGAAGATATATGCATTTCGGCCGAGGAAAAGCGTGTGGCCACCATCATCATTCCTTTTCATAAACAACAAACAGTTGATGGAGAAATGCTAGAAACAAATCCAGCATTGAGAATGGTGAACCATAATTTATTACAAAGTGCTCCTTGTTCGGTCGCAATACTTGTTGATAGAGGCCTTAACGGATCCAACCGGTTAACTTCGTATAAATCTTCTCATAAGGTGGCTGTGTTATTCTTCGGTGGATCGGATGATAGGGAAGCGTTATCCTATGGATGGAGAATGTCAAGGCATCCAAGAGTTAAGCTCACTGTGATGCATTTCATTCAAAGAAAAGACGCAACTCAAACATTTAATGCGGATGATGATCAACTCGACGAACAAAGAagtttaaaatcaaacaaactaGACGAAGAATGTATAAACGATATGAAAATGATTTCTGCAAATGATGACTCAGTGAAATACATAGAAAAAGTTGTGAGTAACGGGGAGGAAACGATTGCGGCGATAAGAGAAATGAACAATGTGAATGATCTGTTAATAGTTGGGAGAGGCCATGGAAGTTCTTCGGCGTTAACCGAAGGTTTGACGGATTGGAGCGAATGTCCTGAGTTAGGAGGCATAGGAGATTTGTTAGCTTCTTCGGATTTCGAAACAACGGCTTCCGTGCTTGTTATGCATCAATATGTTGGACAAGGGCCAGATGGAGAGGATGTTTTTGCACGCGAAAAACCATGGCAATCTAGTGAGAATTTTAATAACATGAGACAACAACATAAGGGAAGATATACAACAAAACTAGTGGGGACAAATACTCAAACATCACAGTTTTTATAA
- the LOC131652500 gene encoding cytochrome P450 97B1, chloroplastic, protein MVAAAISAVTLTDANLHTKFHSSSSTPFTLSLPPSLHFRFSSHSKRFSSIRCQSVNGEKRKQSSRNVFDNASNLLTSLLSGANLGSMPTAEGAVTDLFDRPLFFSLYDWFLEHGSVYKLAFGPKAFVVVSDPIVARHILRENAFSYDKGVLADILEPIMGKGLIPADLETWKQRRRVIAPGFHNSYLEAMVQLFTSCSERTVLKVNKLLEGEGHDGQKSVELDLEAEFSNLALDIIGLGVFNYDFGSVTNESPVIKAVYGTLFEAEHRSTFYIPYWKFPLARWIVPRQRKFQDDLKVINTCLDGLIRNAKESRQETDVEKLQQRDYSNLKDASLLRFLVDMRGVDVDDRQLRDDLMTMLIAGHETTAAVLTWAVFLLAQNPDKMKKALAEVDSVLGTGKPTFELLKKLEYIRLIVVETLRLYPQPPLLIRRSLKPDVLPGGHKGDKDGYTIPAGTDVFISVYNLHRSPYFWDRPNDFEPERFLVQNKNEEVEGWAGFDPSRSPGALYPNEIISDFAFLPFGGGPRKCVGDQFALMESTVALAMLLQNFDVKLKGTPESVELVTGATIHTKNGLWCNLKKRSSLH, encoded by the exons ATGGTTGCCGCCGCTATCTCAGCCGTCACTCTCACCGATGCTAATCTTCACACCAAATTTCATTCCTCTTCTTCTACACCATTCACCCTCAGTCTTCCACCCTCTCTTCATTTTCGCTTTTCTTCTCACTCCAAACGCTTCTCTTCTATCAG ATGCCAATCGGTCAATGGTGAAAAGAGGAAACAAAGTAGTAGAAATGTATTTGACAACGCGAGCAACCTTCTTACAAGCTTGTTAAGTGGTGCGAATTTAGGGTCTATGCCCACAGCTGAAGGTGCTGTTACAGATCTGTTTGACCGGCCACTGTTTTTCTCGCTATATGATTGGTTCTTAGAG CATGGTTCTGTGTATAAACTGGCGTTTGGACCGAAAGCGTTTGTTGTTGTATCAGATCCCATTGTTGCGAGACATATTCTGCGAGAAAATGCATTTTCTTATGATAAG GGAGTACTTGCTGATATCCTAGAACCAATTATGGGAAAAGGACTCATACCTGCAGACCTTGAGACATGGAAGCAAAGGAGAAGAG TGATTGCTCCGGGTTTCCATAACTCATACTTGGAAGCAATGGTACAACTATTCACTTCCTGTTCAGAAAGAACAGTGTTAAAGGTCAATAAGCTTCTTGAAGGAGAGGGGCATGATGGACAGAAGTCAGTGGAATTGGACCTTGAggcagaattttcaaatttggctCTTGATATTATTGGGCTAGGTGTGTTCAACTATGACTTTGGTTCTGTCACCAATGAATCTCCCGTTATTAAG GCTGTCTATGGCACTCTTTTTGAAGCCGAACATAGATCCACTTTCTATATTCCATATTGGAAATTTCCATTAGCAAGGTGGATTGTGCCCAGGCAAAGGAAATTTCAGGATGACCTTAAAGTCATTAATACTTGTCTCGATGGACTTATCAGAAATGCAAAAGAGAGCAGGCAG GAAAcagatgttgaaaaactgcagcAAAGGGATTACTCAAATTTGAAG GATGCAAGTCTTCTGCGTTTCCTAGTTGATATGCGGGGAGTTGATGTTGATGATCGTCAG TTGAGGGATGATTTAATGACAATGCTTATTGCTGGTCATGAGACGACGGCGGCAGTTCTTACATGGGCAGTTTTCCTGCTAGCTCAA AATCCTGACAAAATGAAGAAGGCTCTAGCAGAGGTAGATTCGGTGCTGGGGACGGGGAAGCCAACTTTTGAATTGCTTAAAAAGTTGGA GTACATTAGGTTAATTGTTGTGGAGACTCTTCGATTATATCCACAACCACCTCTGCTGATTAGACGTTCACTCAAACCTGATGTTTTGCCAG GAGGGCATAAAGGTGACAAAGATGGTTATACAATTCCTGCTGGGACTGATGTCTTCATTTCT GTATATAATCTCCATCGATCTCCATATTTTTGGGACCGCCCTAATGACTTTGAGCCTGAACGGTTTCTAGTGCAAAACAAGAATGAAGAAGTTGAAGGGTGGGCTGGTTTTGACCCATCTCGAAGCCCTGGAGCTTTGTATCCAAACGAG ATTATATCGGATTTTGCGTTCTTGCCTTTTGGTGGTGGACCACGAAAATGCGTTGGAGACCAATTTGCTCTTATGGAATCAACTGTAGCGCTAGCTATGCTGCTACAGAATTTTGACGTGAAACTGAAGGGGACCCCTGAATCGGTAGAACTAGTTACTGGGGCAACTATCCATACCAAAAATGGATTGTGGTGCAATTTGAAGAAGAGATCTAGTTTACATTGA
- the LOC131650358 gene encoding uncharacterized protein LOC131650358, whose protein sequence is MAIYFKQMLDLSKLEPLDRTNYKRWSQKMLIFFEQLEVDYVLLQQPPAAAGSIVPNAPRTDGTSSPGATPIFADDATMKEYESDNKKVRGHMLSHVTNPIFDLLAAHKSAKVIWELLEAKYSTDDAGKKKYVCGKFMQFKMVDDKPIMDQVHEYENLVADILAEGMKMCEVLQPNFLIEKLPDS, encoded by the coding sequence ATGGCGATATACTTCAAGCAAATGTTGGATCTGTCAAAACTCGAACCTCTTGACCGAACGAATTACAAGAGGTGGTCTCAGAAGATGCTGATTTTCTTTGAGCAACTGGAGGTCGACtatgttctccttcaacaacctCCAGCTGCCGCTGGTTCCATCGTTCCGAATGCTCCTAGAACGGATGGTACTTCGTCTCCTGGCGCAACACCCATCTTCGCAGATGACGCAACCATGAAGGAGTATGAATctgacaataagaaagttcgtggtCATATGCTCAGCCATGTTACCAACCCGATCTTCGACTTGCTTGCTGCCCATAAATCTGCAAAGGTGATATGGGAACTTTTGGAGGCTAAGTATTCAACTGATGATGCTGGGAAGAAAAAGTATGTTTGCGGAAAATTTATGCAATTCAAGATGGTGGACGACAAACCAATCATGGATCAAGTTCATGAGTACGAGAATTTAGTGGCAGACATCTTGGCTGAAGGGATGAAGATGTGTGAAGTCCTCCAGCCCAACTTTTTGATCGAGAAGCTTCCTGATTCTTAG
- the LOC131647094 gene encoding GDSL esterase/lipase At1g71691 → MDANASVIIILFFILLCSPSTAQPEPAISPIPPAFSPLAPALFVIGDSSVDSGTNNYLGTFARADRFPYGRDFDTHKPTGRFSNGRIPVDFLALRLGLPFVPSYLGQRGNVEDMSHGVNYASAGAGIIASSGSELGQHISLTQQIQQFSDTYQQFILSMGEDVAINFISNSVFYISIGINDYIHYYLLNVSNVNNMYLPWRFNQFLASSLRQEIKNLYNLNVRKIVVTGLAPIGCAPRYMWEYGIQNGECVEPINDMVVEFNFLMRYIVEKLAEELPSANIIFCDVYEGSMDILKNHGRYGFTVTSEACCGFGKYKGWFMCLSSQMACRNASNYIWWDQFHPTDKVNGILAANIWNGEHTKMCYPMHLQDMVN, encoded by the exons aTGGATGCAAATGCGAGTGTTATAATCATACTATTTTTCATTCTCTTATGCAGTCCCTCAACTGCACAGCCAGAACCCGCTATTTCACCAATACCTCCCGCTTTTTCTCCTCTAGCTCCTGCTTTGTTCGTCATCGGAGACTCCTCCGTTGATTCCGGTACCAACAATTATCTCGGTACCTTTGCTCGCGCCGATCGTTTTCCTTATGGAAGAGACTTTGACACTCATAAACCTACCGGAAGATTCTCCAATGGAAGAATACCCGTAGATTTTCTTG CATTGCGTCTTGGACTTCCTTTTGTTCCAAGTTATCTTGGTCAGAGAGGAAATGTGGAGGATATGAGTCATGGTGTCAATTATGCTTCTGCTGGTGCAGGCATTATTGCCTCAAGTGGCTCTGAATTG GGTCAGCATATCTCTCTCACTCAGCAAATTCAACAATTTAGTGACACATATCAGCAGTTTATATTAAGTATGGGAGAAGATGTTGCAATCAATTTCATATCCAATTCTGTCTTCTATATCTCTATTGGAATCAATGACTACATTCATTACTATTTGCTCAATGTTTCCAATGTCAATAACATGTACCTTCCATGGCGCTTCAACCAGTTTTTAGCATCTTCACTTAGGCAAGAAATTAAG AACTTGTACAACTTAAATGTTAGGAAAATTGTGGTCACAGGACTTGCTCCTATTGGTTGTGCTCCTCGCTACATGTGGGAATACGGTATTCAGAATGGAGAATGCGTTGAACCGATAAATGACATGGTTGTTGAATTTAATTTTCTCATGAGATACATTGTTGAAAAGCTTGCTGAGGAGCTCCCTAGTGCCAATATCATCTTCTGTGATGTGTATGAAGGTTCCATGGATATTTTAAAGAATCACGGTCGCTATG GCTTTACCGTTACGTCCGAGGCCTGCTGTGGATTTGGGAAGTACAAGGGTTGGTTCATGTGCTTATCGTCGCAAATGGCGTGCAGGAATGCTTCCAACTATATCTGGTGGGATCAGTTCCATCCAACTGATAAAGTGAATGGAATTCTGGCAGCCAATATATGGAATGGTGAACACACTAAAATGTGCTATCCTATGCATTTACAGGACATGGTAAATTAG